The following are encoded together in the Mumia sp. Pv4-285 genome:
- a CDS encoding maltokinase N-terminal cap-like domain-containing protein, protein MSTDRTHDVLEYLVRQRWFAGEGTGWEVDRIQPLEWLSHPSTGIGVRFELVTVRGPGGTQTYNVPLAYRDEPIEANAYGLVGTTSLGAGETAADLYVYDALHDPVARQVLMKGFFEASSPLVEARSDRDHTSYTSLIPLGEDGATVISPDSESVLLAVEQSNTSMVVAETAMLKVFRKVVDGRNPDVEIHDALAGPGDEAIAALWGWISATPPGTSASYDLAMLQRFLRTASNGWESARASVRDLLAEPDLEPSAAGGDFAGEALRLGETVRLVHTLMAERLPTADWRADELAALADRLDERLARLAERVDELERYADAARSVYARLRTLDSPVRAQRVHGDLHLGQTLRTTAGWKLIDFEGEPVAPLEERVALDSVWRDVAGITRSFDYAANSYLLQTATTDETAVAQARAWVERNRAAFLAGYGGDPEAQPTSADTALLAAYEVDKALYEFVYEVDHRPDWAAIPRTSLEDLLG, encoded by the coding sequence ATGTCCACCGACCGCACGCACGACGTGCTCGAGTACCTCGTCCGGCAACGGTGGTTCGCCGGGGAGGGCACGGGCTGGGAGGTCGACCGGATCCAGCCCCTCGAGTGGCTCAGCCACCCGTCGACCGGGATCGGAGTGAGGTTCGAGCTCGTCACAGTCCGCGGGCCGGGGGGCACGCAGACCTACAATGTGCCGCTCGCCTACCGCGACGAACCGATCGAGGCCAACGCGTACGGGCTCGTCGGCACGACCTCCCTGGGCGCCGGAGAGACGGCTGCGGACCTGTACGTCTACGACGCGCTGCACGACCCGGTGGCGCGACAGGTGCTGATGAAGGGATTCTTCGAGGCCTCCTCCCCGCTGGTCGAGGCGCGAAGCGATCGAGACCACACCTCCTACACCTCTCTCATCCCGCTCGGCGAGGACGGCGCGACGGTGATCAGCCCCGACTCGGAGTCGGTGCTGCTCGCCGTCGAGCAGTCGAACACCTCGATGGTGGTGGCGGAGACCGCGATGCTGAAGGTCTTCCGGAAGGTCGTCGACGGCCGCAACCCCGACGTCGAGATCCACGACGCGCTCGCAGGGCCCGGCGACGAGGCGATCGCGGCTCTGTGGGGCTGGATCAGCGCGACACCTCCCGGCACCAGCGCCTCGTACGATCTCGCGATGCTCCAGCGGTTCCTGAGGACGGCGAGCAACGGCTGGGAGAGCGCCCGCGCGAGCGTGCGTGACCTGCTCGCCGAGCCAGATCTGGAGCCCTCGGCCGCCGGCGGCGACTTCGCCGGTGAGGCGTTGCGCCTGGGTGAGACCGTGCGACTCGTGCACACCCTCATGGCCGAGCGGCTGCCGACGGCCGACTGGCGAGCCGACGAGCTGGCCGCGCTCGCGGACCGGCTCGACGAACGCCTCGCCCGTCTGGCCGAGCGGGTGGACGAGCTGGAGCGGTACGCCGACGCCGCGCGGTCGGTCTATGCCCGGCTCCGTACGCTCGACAGCCCGGTGCGCGCACAGCGGGTCCACGGCGACCTCCACCTCGGTCAGACGCTGCGTACGACCGCCGGATGGAAGCTGATCGACTTCGAGGGCGAGCCCGTCGCGCCGCTCGAGGAGCGCGTGGCCCTGGACTCGGTGTGGCGCGACGTCGCCGGCATCACGCGGTCTTTCGACTACGCCGCGAACTCGTACCTGCTCCAGACGGCGACCACCGACGAGACGGCGGTCGCGCAGGCACGCGCGTGGGTCGAGCGCAACCGCGCGGCGTTCCTCGCGGGCTACGGCGGCGATCCGGAGGCGCAGCCCACGTCTGCGGACACGGCGCTGCTCGCGGCGTACGAGGTGGACAAGGCGTTGTACGAGTTCGTCTACGAGGTCGACCACCGGCCTGACTGGGCAGCGATCCCGCGCACGTCGCTGGAGGACCTTCTCGGCTGA
- the glgB gene encoding 1,4-alpha-glucan branching protein GlgB: MTRDLWRDLGAHQRDDGVDFAVWAPHAREVQVLGDFNGWDGHAHGLTRGDDGVWRGRVDDIGDGALYKYAVHGADGVWRQKADPFATWAEVPPDNASRVFTSQHVWSDDTWVRDRTTRQPWAEPMSVYEVHLGSWRRGLSYAELAQTLVPYVAERGFTHVELMPVMEHPFGGSWGYQVTGYYAPTSRFGDPDGFRALVDAFHAAGIGVILDWVPAHFPRDDWALARFDGTPLYEHADPRRGEHPDWGTYVFDLTKGEVREFLLANAFWWFEEFHVDGLRVDAVASMLYLDYSRGPGGWTPNAQGGNIDLEAVSFFQELNASCYARFGGIAMIAEESTAYDGVTRDVAYDGLGFGFKWNLGWMHDTLDYVETDPMYRSHDHHRLTFAMMYHHAENFVLPLSHDEVVHGKGSLLGKMPGDDWKRFANLRALLAYQWSHPGKQLTFMGAEIAQEREWSEERSLDWESLDAPSHAGVQRLVTDLNAHYVANPALWEDDYSPDGFAWLEADDAAGNVYAFVRRGGGRTLVCVANMSGETWQSYRVGLPDAGAWRVVLCTDDEAYGGAGASPGPDLETEPIAWHRQPQSAAVRLPALSLTWIEPADG, from the coding sequence ATGACGCGAGACCTCTGGCGTGACCTCGGGGCCCACCAGCGCGACGACGGTGTCGACTTCGCGGTCTGGGCACCGCACGCGCGCGAGGTGCAGGTCCTGGGCGACTTCAACGGCTGGGACGGGCACGCGCACGGCCTGACGCGTGGCGACGACGGGGTGTGGCGCGGGCGCGTCGACGACATCGGTGACGGCGCCCTCTACAAGTACGCGGTGCACGGTGCCGACGGCGTCTGGCGGCAGAAGGCCGACCCGTTCGCGACGTGGGCGGAGGTGCCGCCGGACAACGCGTCGCGGGTCTTCACCTCGCAGCACGTCTGGTCCGACGACACGTGGGTGCGCGACCGCACCACCCGCCAGCCGTGGGCAGAGCCGATGAGCGTGTACGAGGTGCACCTCGGCTCGTGGCGCCGCGGTCTGTCGTACGCGGAGCTGGCGCAGACTCTCGTCCCGTACGTCGCCGAGCGCGGATTCACGCATGTCGAGCTGATGCCGGTGATGGAGCACCCGTTCGGCGGCTCGTGGGGCTACCAGGTCACGGGCTACTACGCGCCGACCTCACGCTTCGGCGACCCGGACGGCTTCCGTGCTCTCGTCGACGCGTTCCACGCGGCGGGCATCGGCGTGATCCTCGACTGGGTCCCGGCGCACTTCCCGCGCGACGACTGGGCGCTGGCGCGCTTCGACGGCACCCCGCTGTACGAGCACGCCGATCCCCGCCGTGGCGAGCACCCGGACTGGGGCACGTACGTCTTCGACCTCACCAAGGGCGAGGTGCGCGAGTTCCTGCTCGCGAACGCCTTCTGGTGGTTCGAGGAGTTCCACGTCGACGGGCTGCGCGTCGACGCGGTGGCCTCGATGCTCTACCTCGACTACTCGCGCGGTCCGGGCGGCTGGACGCCGAACGCTCAGGGCGGCAACATCGACCTCGAGGCGGTGTCGTTCTTCCAGGAGCTCAACGCGTCGTGCTACGCCCGTTTCGGCGGCATCGCGATGATCGCCGAGGAGTCGACCGCCTACGACGGGGTGACCCGCGACGTGGCGTACGACGGGCTCGGGTTCGGCTTCAAGTGGAACCTCGGCTGGATGCACGACACCCTCGACTACGTCGAGACCGACCCGATGTACCGGAGCCACGACCACCACCGGCTCACGTTCGCGATGATGTACCACCACGCCGAGAACTTCGTGCTCCCGCTGTCGCACGACGAGGTCGTCCACGGCAAGGGTTCGCTGCTCGGCAAGATGCCTGGCGACGACTGGAAGCGCTTCGCGAACCTCCGCGCGCTGCTGGCGTACCAGTGGTCGCACCCCGGCAAGCAGCTGACGTTCATGGGTGCCGAGATCGCGCAGGAGCGCGAGTGGTCCGAGGAGCGCTCCCTCGACTGGGAGTCGCTCGACGCGCCCTCGCACGCAGGCGTGCAGCGTCTCGTGACCGACCTCAACGCCCACTACGTCGCCAACCCCGCCCTGTGGGAGGACGACTACTCCCCCGACGGCTTCGCCTGGCTCGAGGCGGACGACGCTGCCGGCAACGTGTACGCGTTCGTCCGCCGCGGTGGTGGTCGTACGCTCGTCTGCGTGGCGAACATGTCCGGCGAGACGTGGCAGTCCTACCGTGTCGGTCTGCCCGACGCGGGGGCGTGGCGGGTGGTGCTCTGCACCGACGACGAGGCGTACGGCGGTGCGGGCGCGTCGCCGGGCCCCGATCTGGAGACCGAGCCGATCGCCTGGCACCGGCAGCCGCAGTCCGCCGCCGTACGCCTGCCCGCGCTCTCCTTGACGTGGATCGAGCCGGCCGATGGCTGA
- a CDS encoding NUDIX domain-containing protein, translating to MADLTLRPLGDGAYEGSAYEIRDGEDALGTFSVAVGDDRTASLSWDLGRTEEPQRSRAVNLAITYALDELGATRVQTLLDEDTVADRRAAARAGMRRDGLLRRVGAPDQELLSRLSDDPHPGTREGFVAMLNAALPKKRAIAQALVRDDAGRVLLCELTYKREWDLPGGVVDPGESPADAVVRELREELGVDARVRGLRTVNWLPPWSAWDDAVLFVFDVEPWDPQTPLTLQPTEIAGIHWCDRDLVRERATAATIELLDSLDVDPDDAYREAGQVFRGNA from the coding sequence ATGGCTGACCTCACGCTGCGGCCGCTCGGTGACGGCGCGTACGAGGGCAGTGCCTATGAGATACGTGACGGCGAGGACGCCCTCGGCACCTTCAGCGTCGCGGTCGGCGACGACCGTACGGCGTCACTCTCCTGGGACCTCGGTCGCACCGAGGAGCCGCAGCGGTCCCGTGCCGTCAACCTCGCGATCACGTACGCGCTCGACGAGCTGGGAGCCACTCGCGTGCAGACCCTGCTCGACGAGGACACGGTCGCCGACCGCCGCGCGGCCGCCCGCGCCGGCATGCGCCGTGACGGGCTCCTCCGACGGGTCGGCGCCCCCGACCAGGAGCTGCTCTCCCGGTTGTCGGACGACCCGCACCCGGGGACGCGCGAGGGTTTCGTCGCGATGCTCAACGCGGCCCTGCCCAAGAAGCGTGCGATCGCCCAGGCGCTGGTCCGCGACGACGCCGGCCGCGTGCTGCTGTGCGAGCTCACCTACAAGCGCGAGTGGGATCTCCCTGGGGGTGTCGTCGACCCGGGCGAGTCGCCTGCGGACGCGGTGGTGCGCGAGCTCCGTGAGGAGCTCGGTGTCGACGCACGCGTGCGCGGTCTGCGTACGGTCAACTGGCTGCCGCCGTGGAGCGCCTGGGACGATGCGGTGCTGTTCGTCTTCGACGTCGAGCCGTGGGACCCTCAGACGCCGCTGACGCTCCAGCCGACGGAGATCGCCGGCATCCACTGGTGCGACCGCGATCTCGTCCGCGAACGCGCGACCGCCGCCACGATCGAGCTGCTCGACAGCCTCGACGTCGACCCCGACGACGCCTACCGCGAGGCGGGGCAGGTCTTCCGCGGCAACGCCTGA